The proteins below are encoded in one region of Silene latifolia isolate original U9 population chromosome 2, ASM4854445v1, whole genome shotgun sequence:
- the LOC141634485 gene encoding uncharacterized protein LOC141634485, translating into MDKLGCWNVRGMNNINKQGDIKWFLHQNKIGLYGLVETKIKIANFDSVLNNLGQRWYGINNNVHHPGGRIWIIWLPQFFQVQLLFSSQQQITVSITETCSRDTFWFTVVYGSNSDTDRIQLWQELKDIKDNCHEAWCVGEDFNNLLRFNERLGSPVLWSELEDFRKCVDYCELWDIQAKGSFYTWNNKQAPNTRVFSRIDRFVINHEWLRQYPDGYAFFMNEGLFDHNTCICYRRPNTVVRKSSFRYFNMWGQAREFLNIVQTEWSKDYGGVKMFQVVNKVKNLKKPLRMLNKAKFSDIENAAELARYLLDSIQTQLHLNPNDLTLREAE; encoded by the coding sequence ATGGATAAACTAGGATGTTGGAATGTAAGAggtatgaataatattaataagcaAGGTGATATAAAATGGTTCTTGCATCAGAATAAAATAGGTCTTTATGGTTTAGttgaaacaaaaattaaaatAGCTAATTTTGATTCAGTTTTGAATAATCTTGGTCAAAGGTGGTATGGTATCAATAATAATGTGCATCATCCTGGGGGAAGGATTTGGATCATTTGGTTACCTCAATTTTTTCAAGTCCAACTTCTATTCTCTTCTCAACAACAAATAACTGTTTCTATTACTGAGACTTGCTCTAGGGATACTTTCTGGTTCACTGTGGTATATGGATCAAATTCTGATACTGATAGGATTCAGTTGTGGCAAGAGTTAAAGGATATCAAGGATAATTGTCATGAGGCTTGGTGTGTTGGAGAAGACTTTAACAATCTTTTACGTTTTAATGAAAGACTGGGAAGCCCGGTTCTATGGAGTGAATTAGAGGATTTCAGAAAGTGTGTTGATTATTGTGAATTGTGGGATATTCAGGCTAAGGGTTCTTTTTATACCTGGAATAATAAACAGGCTCCTAATACTAGAGTTTTTTCCAGGATTGACAGATTCGTTATCAATCATGAGTGGCTGAGACAGTATCCTGATGGCTATGCTTTTTTCATGAATGAGGGATTATTTGATCATAATACATGCATTTGTTATAGAAGACCTAATACTGTAGTGAGGAAATCTTCTTTCAGATACTTCAACATGTGGGGACAAGCAAGGgaatttcttaatattgttcaaaCCGAATGGAGCAAAGATTATGGGGGTGTCAAAATGTTTCAAGTGGTTAACAAGGTGAAAAATCTCAAGAAACCTCTCAGGATGTTAAATAAGGCTAAGTTTTCTGATATTGAAAATGCTGCTGAACTGGCTAGATATCTCCTGGATTCCATTCAAACTCAGCTTCATCTAAATCCTAATGATCTTACCCTTAGAGAAGCTGAATAG